CAAAGACTAACTGAAAACTGAGACTGAACTGAAAACCGAAAACTGTTACAAATGAAGAATGGAGTAGTATATTGGAACGTTGATCCTGTAATTTTTTGGATCACAAATAGTTTTCCTCTCAAGTATTATGGGGCACTTTTTGCCTGCGGACTTCTTCTTGGGTTTTATATCGTCAGAAATATTTACAAAAAAGAAAATCTTTCCTTAGACAATCTCGATACATTACTTATTTATGTAATTGTTGGAACCGTTTTAGGTGCCAGACTCGGACATTGTATCTTTTATGAACCGGGTTATTTTTTACAGCATCCTGTAGAAATCCTTTTACCCATTCAGAAAATAAATGGTGCTTACGAATTTGTAGGGTATCAGGGACTCGCAAGTCACGGCGGATCGATTGGTGTTTTAACGGCTATGATTTTGTACTGCCGTAAATACAAAGTGAAATTCTTTTCACTTCTGGATAAAATGTCAGTTGCCGTTCCGGTTACGGGAGCTTTTATCAGATTTGGGAATTTTATGAATTCTGAAATCTACGGAAAACCGACTAACGGAAGCTGGGGAGTTGTTTTTGAAAGAGACGATTTAATCCCGAGACATCCCACTCAATTATACGAAGCCTTTGCGTATTTATTGATCTTCGGAATATTATTTTACATGTATAAATCAGAAACTATTCGTAAAGCACACGGATTAATCTTTGGAAGTTTCTTAACTTTATTGTTCCTTGCCCGGTTTATAATTGAATTTTTCAAAGAAAATCAGGAAGCTTTCGAGAATAATATGCTGATTAATATGGGGCAAATCCTGAGTATTCCGTTTATCATTATTGGATTGATTTTGATTATCTGGAAATCAAAAAAAGAAGTAACAATTTAAGTTCCGGTTTTCATTGACCGTTTTTAAGATCAGATTCTGACTGAAAACAACAGCTGAAACCGAAAATTAATTGAAAGACTGAAATATGAAAAATATCTTTAGCTATATCATTTTGTTGTGGGCCGGTTTTGCATTTTCGCAGAACGAACAATTAGCGAACAATTATTATGATAAAGGTGATTTTGAGAAAGCCAAAATTATCTACGAAGACCTTCTAAAAAGTTCGCCGTCTAATACACAGTATTTTTTAAGAACGATCGATTGTTATCAGCAGTTACAGCAATTTGATATTGCCGAAAAAACAATTCAGGAACGGTACAATAGATACAAACAAGGAGTTTTTCTGGTTGAATTAGGGTATAATTACCAATTGCAGAAAAACGAATCCAAAGCAAGGAACTATTACGAACAGGCTATAGAAAAAATAAAAACCAATCCGAATGATGTTTACGGAGTTGGAAATGCTTTCGAAAAAAAGGTTTTGCTGGAATATGCTTTAAAGGCATATCAAACTGCAATGCAGGTACAGCCCAATTACAATTTCAATTTTCAGATTGGGATGCTGTACGGGCAGTTGGGTAAAACCGATTTAATGATTGATCTTCTGCTTACAGAATCATATACAAATCAGCAGAATGCCAATTTGATCCAGACGCAGTTATCCCGTTTTATGAACGGTGAAACCGATAACACGACTTTTAAAGATGCCATGAGAAAAGCGCTGATCCTGAAAACACAAAAAGATCAGGACGTTTTCTGGAATCGTTACTTAAGCTGGTTTTATGTACAGCAGAAAGAGTTTGGAAAAGCCTTTATTCAGGAAAAAGCGATTTACAAACGCGAACCCGAATCTTTAATGAGTATTGTAAATTTGAGTCAGTTTGCACTCAATGAAGATGATACCGAAACGGCTTCGGAGATTTTGAATTTTATTCTTCAAAATACAAAAGACCGTGATCTGCTCATTAAAACAAATGCGAGTTTAATGCAGATAAAGATCGATAAGGCGCAAGAAAAAGATTATCCTGCCATTACAGCCGAATTACAGCAATTACTGGCAACGTATGAAATAAATCCTTTTACCTTATCTTTACAGTTAATTCAGGCGCATTTTCTGGGCTTTAATTTAAAAAAGACTGAAGAGGCCAAAACGATAGTTAAAAAGGCTTTAGAATTAAATTTAAATGCCTATCAGCAGGCAGATGCCAAAATGGAACTGGCGGATATTCTGCTTCTGGAAGAAAAGTTCAATCAGGCGTTAATTTATTATTCGCAGATTCAGCTGGATTTAAAAAATGATGTCATGTCCCACGAAGCCAGTTTAAAAGCAGCGAAGACGAGTTATTTCAAAACTGATTTTGAATGGGCTTTAAAACAATTTAAAGAATTAAAATCGGCGAACACACAATTAATTGCCAATGACGCTCTTGAATATTTTCTGTTGATTAATGATAACACCGCCGCCGATTCGACACAAACGGCTCTGAAACAGTTTGCCAAAGGTGACTTTTTACTCTATCAGAATAAAAAACCGGAGGCGATAACGCAGTTTCAAAATATTCTAAAGAACTTTAAAGGACAGGAAATTGAAGCGGTAACTTTGCTGCGATTAGGTAAAATTTATGAAGGACAGAAGGATTTTACTTCGGCTTTAACCCAATACCAGCAGATCATTGACAATCACAGTGACGGAATTTATGTAGATGAAGCGTTATTCTTTTCGGCAGAAATTTACAATGATGAACTAAAAGATACAGAAAAGGCCAAGCCATTATACGAAAAGGTAATTTTTAACCATCAGGACAGTATTTACTTTGTCGATGCCAGAAAAAAATACCGCGAACTGAGAGGAGATAAGAATTTGTAGTTTGGTTTAAGCGGTTAATCGATTAACCGCTTAACCGAAAAACGATTAAACAAGAAAACATGATTATTTACAACGTTACCACTAATATACACGAAAGCGTTCATGACCAATGGCTAAAATGGATGCAGGAAAAACATATTCCTGAAATTCTGGCAACAGAAAAATTCTCTTCGGCACGAATCGTAAAAGTTTTGATTGAAGAAGAAATGGGAGGCGTAACATATTCGGTTCAATATACAACCGACAGCAAAGAGACTCTGGAAAAATATTATCTGGAAGATCAGCCAAAATTTGACAAGGAAGCTCTGGAATTATTTGCAGATAAGATGCTTTCTTTCAGAACAGAACTGGAGGTAATTTCGGAACACTAGTTTTTAGTTGTGTTTTTAATTAGAAAAGAATAGAATCTGTTGCAAGGATAACTTTTACAAGACAGGGATATCTGCTTAATACCTAAAAAGGGTATATTTGCAAAAAAATAATTTCTAACTAAAAATTGTGCTTATCCACTCATCTTGTTTATGAAAAACCTGCAAATGAAACTTGTTTTATTTTTATTACTAAGTCTTAATGTTTGTTGTCAAATTAAAAACGAGGTGCTGAATCAAGAAGAAACGACAAAACCTATTGTTTTACAGCTTAATGAGTTTAGGGAAATTGAAGGTGTTTCGAAAGAAATCTTGCAAAATGTAGTCTTTTCTAAATATGAAGTGTTAAAAATAAAAAATGAAGAGTCGCCTAAATCATTTGGAGAAATGACAGGATTTGCAACGCAGATTTATTCTACGGGTAATGAAATTAATGACTACATTAATGAAATTAAAGCTGAAATTTCTGAAGAGGACTGTTTTGTAACAAACGAAACAATACTTTATGATGCATTTGTTAAGCAAGAATATGCTGTTTTAAAAAACAAAATAGACAAGTTTTACAAACAAAATAAAGTAATTATAGCGTCTTCAAGAGTTTATGATTCTTTGAAAGAAAACAATGAAAAAGCGTTTAATACTAATAAAACCTTCACAAATAAAGAAAATAAAAGTGTAGATTTTTTAAACTATAAATTCGGTTATAAAGCCAATATTGGACTGCTGACAAGTTTAGAAAAAATTCAATTTGAAATTGTTCATTTTCAATATATGTTCATGAATACGATTATGGGGTCTGCTCATTAAAAATTACATCAGTAAATTAATAAAAGCAGAAAGCAAACAACAAATATGGAAAAAGTAAAAGCCAAAAAACATTTAGGGCAGCATTTTCTTAAAGACGAAAGTATCGCAAAAGCAATTGCCGATACTTTGAGCCTGAAAGGATACGAGGAGGTTTTAGAAATAGGACCGGGGATGGGTGTGCTTACTAAATATTTACTTGACAAGCCGATTATAACCCGAGTAATCGAGATTGATACGGAATCTGTTGCGTATTTGGATGCCAACTATCCAAAATTAAAAGACAAAATTATTTCAGAAGACTTCCTGAAATACAATATAAACAAGGTTTACGAAAACAAACAATTTGCCATAATTGGCAACTTCCCTTATAACATTTCATCTCAAATTGTATTTAGAACATTAGAGTTTAGAGATCAGATCCCGGAATTCTCCGGAATGTTCCAAAAGGAAGTAGCAGAGCGAATTTGTGAAAAAAAAGGATCAAAAACCTACGGAATCCTGTCTGTCCTGGCACAGGCTTTCTATGATACTGAGTATTTGTTTACTGTAGACGAAAATGTTTTTATTCCTCCGCCCAAGGTTAAATCGGGTGTGATGAAAATGACCCGAAAGGAAGATTACAGCCTTCCTTGTGGTGAAAAGTTATTTTTTACGGTTGTAAAAACGGCTTTTCAGCAGAGACGAAAAACATTACGTAACAGTTTGAAAACATTAAATTTATCTGATAAACTGCGAGAAGACACTATCTTTGATAAACGTCCCGAACAGCTTAGCGTTGACGAATTTATCGTTTTGACTCAAAAAATAGAAGCCGATGGAGTTCAAAGTTAGCAGAGAATTTATACAGCAGTTAGAGGAGCTGATCGTTAAGAAAAATGATAATGAACTTGAAATTTTACTTAATGATCTTCACCATGCCGATATCGCCGAAATTCTTGAAGAATTAGATTTTGACGAAGCAACTTACATTTTTAAGGTTTTAGATAGTGATAAAACCGCAGAAATCCTTCTTGAATTAGAAGATGACCTGCGCGAAAATATCTTAAGCCGACTTTCGCCAAAGGAAATCGCGGAAGAGCTTGACGAGCTTGAAACAAATGACGCCGCCGATATTATCGCTGAACTTTCGCAGGAAATCAAAGAAGAGGTAATTTCTGAGTTAGTCGATGTTGAACACGCAAAAGACATTGTCGAATTATTGCGCTATGACGAAAACACGGCGGGTGGTTTGATGGGTAAAGAGCTTGTAAAAGTAAACGAAAACTGGAATGTTCTGACCTGTGTAAAAGAAATGCGGATTCAGGCCGAAAATGTTTCAAGAGTACACTCCATTTATGTTGTCGATGATGAAAACCGATTAAAGGGGCGTTTGTCTTTAAAAGATTTACTGACTTCATCGACCAAAACCCAGATTGGGGATGTCTATATCCGAAAATTAAATTTTGTAAAGGTAGATACCGAAGATGTCGAAGTCGCACGTATCATGCAAAAGTACGACTTAGAGGCAATTCCGGTTGTAGATGAGCTGGGTCGTTTGGTAGGAAGAATTACGATCGACGATATCGTAGACGTAATCAAGGAAGAAGCCGATAAAGATTACCAGTTAGCGGCGGGTATTACACAAGACGTTGAGTCGAATGACAGTGTTCTCGAGCTCACAAAAGCCCGTATACCATGGCTGTTGATTGGAATGGTGATTGAAATTGTAGCTTCTTTTGTTTTGAAAGATAATGAAACCGCTTTTCAGAAATATTCAACTTTAATTATTTTCGTACCCTTACTTTCGGCTACAGCAGGAAATATTGGAGTTCAGGCATCGGCAATCGTAGTTCAGGGTCTGGCAAACGGAACACTGAAAGAATTCAGCCGAAGTTATTTCAGCAAAGAAATTACCGTTTCGATGATTTCAGGAAGTATTATTTCGTTGCTGCTTTTGGGGTATCATTCACTTATGTATCAACAGTATCTGGTGGGAGTGGCTATTTCAATTTCGATGATTGTGGTTATTATGTTTGCAGCGACTTTGGGAACTTTAGTACCGCTTTTTCTTCATAAAAATAAAATCGATCCGGCAATTGCCACAGGACCGTTTATCACAACAACCAATGATGTATTTGGAATTATGCTTTATTTTGGCGTAGCCAAAATGATTCTTGGGTTTTAAATTTTTGCCACAAAATAATAGATTACAGTGATTTAAAATCTCCAAAATCTGTGTAATTTGTGAGGCGAAAAATCTACTGTAAAACAGCTGCTATAAATTAAAACCAGGAAGAATGAAAGTACATATTATTGGAGGAGGAAACCTTGGCGTTTCTATTGCCCTGGGAATTGCTAAATTCTCAAAAAACAATCAGGTAACCGTTACAAGAAGAAATACAGCCTCGATTCAGTATTTGTCAGAATACGGAATTACGGTTTCTAATGATAACAAACATAATATTCAGGAAGCCGATGTGGTGATTCTTACTATAAAACCGTATCAGGTTGATACTGTTTTAGGCGAAATACTTCCGGTTATTCAAAATAAAACCATTGCTTCGGCTGTAAGCGGTTTGTCGCTTGACATGCTTAAGTCCAAAACAAACAATGCGTATCCGGTTGTGCGTATTATGCCCAATATTGCAGCACAGTTTGGAGAATCGGCAACTTGTATTTCTTTTCCTGAAAAATATAAAGAAAATGCTGCGCCAATTGTAGACTTGTTTCAGGATTTAGGAACAGCTCCTGTAATCGACGAAAAGTTAATGGATGCGGCGACTGTTTTAGGCGCATGCGGAACAGCTTATGCATTACGCTATATTCGTGCTTCTATGCAGGCCGGAATCGAAATAGGATTCGATTCTAATACCGCTCTTGCCATTGCGGCGCAAACAGTAAAAGGGGCAGCAAAAATGCTGTTGGAAGAACGAGTGCACCCGGAACAGTTAATTGATCGTGTAACAACGCCTCAAGGCTGTACAATTGTTGGTTTAAATGAAATGGAACACAATGGTTTCAGTTCATCTTTAATAAAAGGGATAAAGACTTCTTTGAAACAAATCAAAGGTTAAGATTATAAATTTCAATATTTAAATTCCAAATTCCAATTCTTATTGGGCTTTGGAATTTTTTTGTTTAAAGATTTGTGACCGAGTTATTTTTATTAATTAGAATTCGATATTTGGAATTTAAATATTGAGATTTTACAACTTAACCATTTTCTTAGATAAAATAAACTTTAAGTAAACGAATCCAATAATTCCGGAAATCAAAGACGCAATTAGAATGGCAATTTTAGAGTACAGAATAATCTCAGGAGTTTTAAATGCCAGAAGCGTTATAAAAATCGACATAGTAAAACCAATACCCGCCAGCATTCCGGCGCCAAGAATATGTGCCCACCTTAAGTTTTTTGGCAATGCGCATAATCCCGCACTTACCCCGATAGATGAAAACAGAATAATTCCTAAAGGTTTGCCTACAACGAGACCTAAAAAAATGCCGTAAACATTTGTATTGTTTAACCCCGAGTACCAGTCAGAATCAATTGCAATGCAGGTGTTAGCTATGGCAAACAGCGGGAGAATAAAAAAAGCAGCGGGCTGATGTAAAAAATGCTGCAGCCTGTATGATGATGTTTTTTCGCCTCCATCACCAAACGGAATCACAAATGCCAGGATTACTCCTGTTATGGTAGCATGAACACCCGAATTCAGCATAAAATACCACATAATAATCCCCCCAATTAAATACGGAATGAGATTATGAATTTTCATTCGGTTTAAAATAAAAAGCAGAATCCAGATTCCTAAAGCGATTCCGAGATTTAGAAAAGAAATAGAAGTAGTATAAAAAATGGCAATTACAATTATGGCGCCCAAATCATCAATGACAGCCAGTGCGGTTAAGAATACTTTGAGAGATGCCGGGACTTTATTTCCTAAAAGCGATAATATTCCAATTGCAAAAGCAATGTCCGTTGCCATAGGAATTCCTGCTCCGTTTTGAGTTCCTGTACCAAAGTTTAAAGCCAGAAAGAACCCCGCCGGTACCAGCATACCTCCAAATGCGGCTATAATAGGAAGTGATGCATTTTTGATATTCGACAATTCACCGTGGTATATTTCGCGTTCCAGTTCCAGACCAATCAGTAAAAAGAAAATAGTCATTAAACCATCGTTTATCCAGTGCGTAATCGAATGTCCGGCGATGTCTTTTTGCCAAAAAGCAATATAAGGATCTGCGATAGAAGAGTTCGCCAGATATAATGAGATAATCGTAACAAATAATAAGAGTAATCCCCCTGATTTTTCGTTTTCAAAAAAGGCTTTAAAAGTCTTGGTTAGTTTCATTTTGGAGGGTTATGAAGATTTAATACAGAGTTACATAATTCCTTGCACTTTCAAAGTTAAAAAAAATCTGACCAATAAAAAATTTTGACTTGTTGGAGGTTGTTTGCTGCTAAACCGGAAAGACATGAGGTTTTTGTTTTTTGAGTCTGATTCACCAAAATGTGATTTGAGTTTGAGGAGTTTCTTTTTTTAACGATTATTTAGCCCGCCGGTGTGTTTTTTAAAAACTTTTAATGAAGAATATGATGTATTTTTGTTTGATATTAAACACAATAAAAATGAGCATAAAAATTCTTCATATCGACAGCAATCATCCGGTTCTTTGGAATCAGCTTGAAGAAGCCGGTTTTGAAAACCACGCCGATTTTAAATCTTCTAAAGAAGAAATAGAAGCCAAAATTCAGGACTATAACGGAATCGTAATTCGCAGCCGTTTCAAAATCGACAAGACTTTTTTAGATAAAGCTGTAAATCTGCAGTTTATTGCAAGAGTAGGTGCAGGTCTCGAAAGTATTGATTGCGACTATGCTTCGGCAAAAGGAATTCATTTAATTGCGGCGCCTGAAGGAAACCGAAATGCAGTTGCAGAACATTCGCTTGGCGTAATCCTGTCGCTTTTTAATAATCTGAATAAGGCAGATATGGAGGTAAAAGCAGGACAGTGGAACCGCGAAAGCAACCGTGGTCATGAGCTGGACGGGAAAACGGTTGGAATAATTGGTTACGGAAATATGGGGAAAGCCTTTGCTAAAAAACTCCGTGGTTTTGATGTTGAGGTTTTGTTTCACGATATTTTGGATGGAATAGGAGATGAAAATGCCAGACAGGTTCCGCTTAGTGAATTACAAAAGAAAGCAGATGTTTTAAGTCTGCATCTTCCATGGACGCCGGAGACCGATAAAATGGTAAATGTCGATTTTATCAATGCATTTGAAAAACCATTCTGGATTATAAATACTTCGCGAGGTAAAAATATCGTAACAGCCGATCTAGTTGAAGCGATGAAATCAAAAAAGGTTTTAGGTGCAGGTCTTGATGTTTTGGAATACGAAAAACTATCATTTGAGACACTTTTTCAGGATAAAAACACACCCGAAGCATTTCAGTATTTATTAGAAGCGGATAATGCTTTACTAACACCTCATATTGCAGGCTGGACTTTCGAAAGTCATGAACGTCTTGCGCAGGTAATAGTCGATAAAATCAAGGCTGTGTATGCTTCAAACTAGGTTTTAGCCTTCAATTTTAAATAACGAGTCTTTTCCTGTAAATTTTTCGTTACCGATTAGTTTTATTTGTTAATTTTTAATAATATTGTTGCCGTTTTAAAAGAATTGGTCTAAATAAAGCAATTTTTTTAAACGGGGAGAAACCGAAAATCCTTTTAAAGAGTAGGTATTTTAACAAATTTAATTTTAACGATTATGATTGAATGGTACAAAAAAGTAGTTTTTCAAAACTATGCGAATTTTAATGGAAGAGCCAGAAGAAAAGAATATTGGATGTTTGTTTTGGTTAATATGATCATTAGCATTCCTTTAAATTATATCCTTCCTTTGGCAGTAACTCCTTCACTTGCTTTTCTTGGAACAATTTACAGTTTAGCAGTATTAGTACCTTCTATCGCTGTTGGTGTACGAAGAATGCATGATGTGGGTAAAAGCGGATGGTTTATTCTAATTCCTATCTACAACTTAATATTAGCTTGTACAGAAGGAGAAAGAGGAGCAAATGCTTATGGTCCGGATCCTAAAAATGAGTTTGAAGAAATGAACGAAATTGGTAAAGCTGAATTATAATCTTTATTAAAATGGAAACTACAAAACAAGAAAGCTGGAATACACCATCTCAGCCATCACAAGAAAATAAAAAAGTACTTGCAGGAGTACTTGGAATCTTATTCGGAGGATTTGGAGTGCACAAATTTGTATTAGGATACACACAGGAAGGAATTATTCAGTTAGTTATTTCTGTTGTTACCTGCGGAATAGGAAGTTTCATAGGTCTTATTGAAGGAATTATTTACCTGACAAAATCAGATGAAGAATTCTATCAGACTTACCAGGTAGGTAAAAAAGGCTGGTTCTAAAAAACGTATAAATCCCATTTGTTATTCAAATGGGATTTTTTGATTATACATACATACAGATTTTAAACTATTACTAATTTTTAAAGGAAAAGCTATGAGTGCAGAATCAGAATTTGGAAGTTCAAAACCAGAAAACAAAAAAGTGACAGCCGGAATTCTTGCCATCCTGTTAGGAGGATTTGGAGTTCATAAGTTTTATTTAGGATACAGCAAAGAAGGTATTATTCAGCTTATTCTGGGGCTTTTGTGCGGAGTAGGTGCTGTTATCGCCCTGATCGAAGGAATCATCTATCTGACTAAATCAGATGAAGATTTTTATCAAACATATCAGGTTGGCCAGAAAGGCTGGTTCTAATGTAGGAATCAAATTAGGTTTAAAAAAAATTGTAATGAAAAAGTCCCGCTTGTTCTTCATGCGGGATTTTGTTTTTTAAGATTAATACCAGTAAAAATTAGGTAAAGCTAAGGAGAGAAAAAGTAAAAGTTAATAGAATTTTGTTTTTAAAATCGGATTTTATCCCGAATTTAGTAAAAGAATTAACAGTACTTCGAAATAGCTAACGATTTCAGATGTGCAAAAAATATGATTTGTGGGATTTTTTAAAAGTAACAAAAGTAAAATTGAAGAGCCAAAGGTTCTTTTAACAGTAAGAAGCCATAGCTGTCCGATTACTGCATTCGTAGAACAGGATAACAGAACAGCATATTTCTATCTCCAGGGAGACCATGAAGATTTTGGTGTCAAAAGCTGCTGGATTAGAAATCTTTCCGAAGCACCGCAGGAAATAGAAGAAAAATTGATGGAGCAAGGTGTCGCGCCTATGTTAACCAGAGAGTTTTGTAAATTTCCGGAAGGACAGGAAGCTCTTAATGAAGATAATCTTGAAATTATCTGGCTGGAAGAAGGCGATGGAGCTGCATTGCTGGAAAACGGAGAAATCTTGTGTGTAATACCGAGCTGGAGTGGTAGCGAAGGTTTTCACGGATATGCCCGCGATTGTATTGGAACAGGTTATTTTGCATGGGAACTTTCGGAAGAAAATGAAATGCGTAAGCGTGTTGCTGATACTGCCGCATTTTTTGAAGCATGGACTAAAGAACCGAATCCTTTTGGATTGCAGCAGCCAGAAATTTTAAATTATTATGACGAAATATTCGGGCAAAGCGATAAGTACTTCGCAATCGATGAACCAGACGGTATTCCAAAAGGTTTATATGTGCTTGAAGGAAGCGAAAAATGCGTCTTTGCAACTGTGGCAGTATCCTTGCGTCCGCAGCCAAAAGTAGAAATGTATTATGAAAATCCTGCTCAGGCTAATCGAATTGAACTTGGGACTATTTTAAAATCAGGATTAACAAATGAACAGGTAAACAATGTTGCGAGTCTTATAAGCGGGATTACAGCAATTCCCTGGGAGTATATTACTTTTTTGGCAGAAGGGCATACGGTAGAATTTCAAACTAATATTAGCGAGAAATATAAATATGCAGTTCTAACAAGTAAATTAAAAGTGCTGCCAAAAATGAGCCTGACTGGTTTTAATAATACAAATGTCTGCTTTCTATGGATTGTTCCTGTTTCAGAAAGAGAATGGGAAGTCATGAAAGAATCCGGTTCGCAGGCTATTCTGGGTAAATTAGACGATATAGGAGAAGAAATCTTCAATTTGGACAGGGAAGAAGTTGTTTAAAAAAAGCAAGCTAAAACAAGCTGGTTTCGAACATAAAAAAAACTCATAAGTTTTAAGCTTATGAGTTTTTGATTTTATATAGAAACGGAGATTGTTAATCTTCTTTTTCAGAAAGTTTTCTTTCCAGTTCAATCTGAAATTCTTCAATAACCGGTTTCATAGTGCTTTCCGGAATATCGGCTATTCTAATGTACATCAAACCGTCGATTGCATTGTTGAATAGCGGGTCAACATTAAAAGCAACTACACGCGCATTCTGTTTGATGTATTTCTTAATTAAAACCGGAAGGCGTAAGTTTCCTGGTTCCAGTTCGTCGATGATTTTGTCAAACTTGTTTAAATCAGATTCGGCTTCATCAAAAATAAAGTCTTTATCAGCATCTTTCAGTTTTACTTTATATGCTTTTTTTGGATGAATGTACTGTGCAATATACGGATCGTAATAGTTTGATTTCATAAACTCAATCATCAATGATTTAGAGAAATCAGAGAACTGGTTACTGATACTTACACCGCCTACCAGATATTTATGCTCAGGATGGCGTAAAGTAGTATGAATAATCCCTTTCCATAACAAAAATAACGGCATTGGTTTTTGCTGATATTCACGAGTGATAAAAGCTCGTCCCATTTCGATAGATTTGTGCATCATATCGTGAAGTTCCGGTTCAAATCTGAATAAATCTGTCAGATAAAAACCTTCAATGCCATATTTCGGATAAATCTCAGAACCTAACCCCATACGGTAAGCTCCGGCGATTCTTTTGGTTTCATCATCCCATAAAAACATGTGGTGATAATATTGGTCGTATTCGTCTATATCAATAGATTCATTGGTTCCTTCGCCCACTTCACGGAAAGTAATTTCGCGAAGGCGCCCGATTTCATGAAGGATATTCGGAATTGATTTTGCTCTGGCAAAGAAAACTTCATAATTTTTACTCTGAAGGAATCTGCAGTCGCTGTTTCGTAACGCCTGAACTTCATCAATCATTTTTGATTCGTTTGCCGGTGTAACGATTTTTTTTGGTGTTTTTGTAATTTTAAGACTTGCCGTATCAATCAGTTTTGTGTCTTTTTCAAACGGATTGGCCAGCATATAGGTTTTTCTTCGTAAGAATTCTGAGTATTCTTCAAACGATTCGATTTCGTTTTGCTCACTTACAGAAATTGGTTTTCCAATACGAACTTTAATAACACGGTCTTTCTGTGTAAGCAGTTCAGAAGGCAGTTTTGCTGTACGCAGTGTATCATCTATTTTAGAAAGCCAGTAAAAAAGTTTACTGTTCTTGGCATGAAAATAAATAGGCACAACCGGTACTTTGGCTTTTCGGATCAGTTTAATGGCACCTTCTTCCCAAGGTTTGTCTACTACTAATTTTCCGTCTTTATAAGTAGAAACTTCACCGGCAGGGAAAATTCCCAACGGTTTTCCATCGCTCAAATGACGAAGCGTTTCTTTAATTCCCACCACGCTTGATTTGGCATCCTTATGATTTTCAAAAGGATTAACCGGCATGATGTATTTTTTAAGCGGCACGATTCTGTGCAGTAAAAAATTAGCAATGATTTTGAAATTCGGCTCTCTTTCAAGCATTAATTTCAATAATAAAATCCCATCAATTCCCCCAAGCGGGTGATTTGAAATGGTAATGTAAGCGCCATCTTTAGGCAGACGTTTTAAATCTTCTTCCGGAATTTCAAATTTGATTTCCATCTCATCCAAAATTCCATTCAAAAACGCAACATCTTCCAGATGTTTATTATGATCGTAAATTTTATTAAGGGTAGAGATCTTAAGGACCTTCATAAGA
This portion of the Flavobacterium gelatinilyticum genome encodes:
- the nhaA gene encoding Na+/H+ antiporter NhaA; the encoded protein is MKLTKTFKAFFENEKSGGLLLLFVTIISLYLANSSIADPYIAFWQKDIAGHSITHWINDGLMTIFFLLIGLELEREIYHGELSNIKNASLPIIAAFGGMLVPAGFFLALNFGTGTQNGAGIPMATDIAFAIGILSLLGNKVPASLKVFLTALAVIDDLGAIIVIAIFYTTSISFLNLGIALGIWILLFILNRMKIHNLIPYLIGGIIMWYFMLNSGVHATITGVILAFVIPFGDGGEKTSSYRLQHFLHQPAAFFILPLFAIANTCIAIDSDWYSGLNNTNVYGIFLGLVVGKPLGIILFSSIGVSAGLCALPKNLRWAHILGAGMLAGIGFTMSIFITLLAFKTPEIILYSKIAILIASLISGIIGFVYLKFILSKKMVKL
- a CDS encoding 2-hydroxyacid dehydrogenase — translated: MSIKILHIDSNHPVLWNQLEEAGFENHADFKSSKEEIEAKIQDYNGIVIRSRFKIDKTFLDKAVNLQFIARVGAGLESIDCDYASAKGIHLIAAPEGNRNAVAEHSLGVILSLFNNLNKADMEVKAGQWNRESNRGHELDGKTVGIIGYGNMGKAFAKKLRGFDVEVLFHDILDGIGDENARQVPLSELQKKADVLSLHLPWTPETDKMVNVDFINAFEKPFWIINTSRGKNIVTADLVEAMKSKKVLGAGLDVLEYEKLSFETLFQDKNTPEAFQYLLEADNALLTPHIAGWTFESHERLAQVIVDKIKAVYASN
- a CDS encoding DUF805 domain-containing protein, with product MIEWYKKVVFQNYANFNGRARRKEYWMFVLVNMIISIPLNYILPLAVTPSLAFLGTIYSLAVLVPSIAVGVRRMHDVGKSGWFILIPIYNLILACTEGERGANAYGPDPKNEFEEMNEIGKAEL
- a CDS encoding TM2 domain-containing protein, with the translated sequence METTKQESWNTPSQPSQENKKVLAGVLGILFGGFGVHKFVLGYTQEGIIQLVISVVTCGIGSFIGLIEGIIYLTKSDEEFYQTYQVGKKGWF
- a CDS encoding TM2 domain-containing protein, giving the protein MSAESEFGSSKPENKKVTAGILAILLGGFGVHKFYLGYSKEGIIQLILGLLCGVGAVIALIEGIIYLTKSDEDFYQTYQVGQKGWF
- a CDS encoding suppressor of fused domain protein; translated protein: MGFFKSNKSKIEEPKVLLTVRSHSCPITAFVEQDNRTAYFYLQGDHEDFGVKSCWIRNLSEAPQEIEEKLMEQGVAPMLTREFCKFPEGQEALNEDNLEIIWLEEGDGAALLENGEILCVIPSWSGSEGFHGYARDCIGTGYFAWELSEENEMRKRVADTAAFFEAWTKEPNPFGLQQPEILNYYDEIFGQSDKYFAIDEPDGIPKGLYVLEGSEKCVFATVAVSLRPQPKVEMYYENPAQANRIELGTILKSGLTNEQVNNVASLISGITAIPWEYITFLAEGHTVEFQTNISEKYKYAVLTSKLKVLPKMSLTGFNNTNVCFLWIVPVSEREWEVMKESGSQAILGKLDDIGEEIFNLDREEVV